The proteins below are encoded in one region of Gambusia affinis linkage group LG07, SWU_Gaff_1.0, whole genome shotgun sequence:
- the megf6b gene encoding multiple epidermal growth factor-like domains protein 6 isoform X2: MALPSGWWIFSLVLIEATASLAANYPYVYYRRICHRPHCYHSYHGYNTGYLPAADIDECQVHNGGCQHRCINTRGSYYCECHPGSRLHVDGRTCLTVYSCAVRNGGCEHYCLQQSASHFRCRCKPNYVVAEDGKHCKLQNPCADQNGGCMHECRVDGGKPFCDCKRGYLLAEDGKTCEDVDECKTEETNCAHGCRNTLGSYACVCNTAYELGSDGKQCYRIEMEIVNSCESNNGGCSHHCQHSTSGPMCTCNHGYRLNDDLKTCVDVDECGEQTSCCDQDCTNYPGGYECYCSAGYRLNADGCSCDDVDECLAANGGCDHTCQNTAGSFQCFCHRGYQLDEDRRSCIPLAGAVESLSSGGAIELSLIHPQLTLLRDYDQPLQRYDDYEDDDGELRAESSLAEKFVCLDDTFGSDCSLTCDDCTNGGICNIWKNGCDCPDGWTGIICNQTCPAGHFGKNCSFSCKCKNGASCDSVSGSCRCPPGVTGDLCQDGCPKGFYGKQCNKKCNCANNGRCHRTYGACLCEAGLYGRFCHLPCPKWTFGAGCSQECQCDQKKTKDCHRHHGTCICKPGYHGNTCNESCKTGTFGLGCEQKCVCPPGASCDHVTGACQRKCPAGRHGEKCEQECPEGMFGPGCVQQCNCTGAPCDKETGQCHCQAGTHGEHCENLCPEGSWGPGCRETCPACENGGSCDKHNGSCSCPHGYMGTLCQTSCPSGRFGLRCQMKCVCENNGHCDPENGQCTCAPGWTGHDCRKVCDAGHWGADCAETCDCRNGDGSCDGVTGRCNCEAGFTGPTCQQKCPAGLFGLSCRHLCQCENEALCDHVSGACTCQVGWTGSFCEKPCPQGFYGLDCQEKCFCQNGGSCDHVSGVCSCPAGWIGPFCNLTCLTGFYGPGCNQTCGCRNGGICHPAGGQCSCMPGWTGPNCTEECPAGFFGADCQQVCLCQNGATCNKTDGKCSCPAGWTGAACELECTAGRFGADCQQRCECENGGVCDSQAGRCSCRAGWVGERCEKECEAGLYGAGCTERCRCVHGVSCHHVTGECRCSPGWRGKLCDKACLPGTFGEGCMQRCRCAQETSCHHVSGECGCPSGFTGNGCEQTCIPGLFGPNCNQVCQCSETNQLCHPVSGSCYCAPGFHGSKCDQSCEEGRYGPDCQKECRCENGGRCVPSTGSCECPAGFIGPSCNITCPVGRYGVDCNRVAVCGDGAQSDPVTGRCVCIPGRRGEDCGQSCPPGWFGEYCTQRCNCSNGGLCDSATGNCTCGLGWTGERCNIECPVGRFGANCQLKCSCQNNGSCDKVTGTCRCGSGYYGHLCEHVCPPGFHGPLCQLQCDCMNGATCHPVSGHCICPPGHHGAHCHRVCEPGRYGQGCVGVCDCEDGSPCDPVTGRCICPSGKTGARCDIDCRGDHYGPDCAETCECKNGAQCDRRNGRCLCAHSWLGLSCQEGGPPLYSYGSSRANSQHNSL, translated from the exons ATGGCTTTGCCATCAGGATGGTGGATTTTCTCCCTGGTCCTCATTGAAGCAACGGCATCTCTGGCTGCAAACTACCCGTATGTTTACTACAGAAGAATTTGTCACAGGCCTCACTGTTACCACAGCTATCATGGCTACAACACTGGCTACTTGCCTGCTGCAG ATATAGATGAATGCCAGGTCCATAACGGAGGCTGCCAGCACAGATGTATTAACACCAGAGGCTCGTACTATTGTGAATGTCACCCTGGCTCCAGGCTTCATGTGGACGGTCGCACCTGCCTCA ccGTGTACTCATGCGCTGTCCGCAACGGAGGATGCGAACACTACTGTCTGCAGCAGTCGGCTTCACATTTTCGCTGCCGCTGCAAGCCAAACTACGTGGTGGCAGAGGACGGCAAGCACTGTAAAT TGCAGAATCCTTGTGCAGATCAGAATGGAGGCTGCATGCATGAGTGTCGAGTTGATGGAGGAAAGCCTTTCTGTGATTGCAAACGTGGCTATCTGCTGGCTGAGGATGGGAAAACCTGTGAAG ATGTCGACGAGTGTAAAACAGAGGAAACCAACTGTGCTCATGGCTGCCGCAACACTCTGGGCTCCTATGCTTGTGTTTGCAACACTGCCTATGAGCTGGGCTCTGACGGGAAACAGTGTTACA GAATTGAGATGGAGATTGTGAACAGCTGTGAGAGCAACAACGGTGGATGTTCTCATCACTGCCAGCATTCGACCAGCGGGCCGATGTGCACCTGTAACCATGGTTACCGGCTCAATGATGACCTAAAAACCTGTGTTG ATGTTGATGAGTGTGGAGAACAGACCTCCTGTTGTGACCAGGACTGCACCAACTACCCCGGGGGTTATGAATGCTACTGCTCAGCAGGATACAGACTCAATGCAGATGGATGTAGCTGTGACG ATGTAGACGAGTGTCTGGCTGCTAATGGTGGCTGTGACCACACATGCCAGAATACTGCTGGTTCCTTCCAGTGCTTCTGTCACCGGGGTTACCAACTGGACGAGGACAGGCGCTCCTGCATCC CTCTGGCAGGTGCAGTTGAGTCCCTCTCCAGCGGAGGCGCCATCGAGCTGTCCCTCATTCATCCCCAGCTCACCTTGCTCCGCGACTACGACCAACCCCTGCAGCGTTACGACGACTACGAAGATGATGATGGGGAGCTGAGGGCTGAGAGCAGCCTGGCAGaaaaatttg tgTGTCTGGACGACACCTTCGGCAGCGACTGCAGCCTGACCTGTGATGACTGCACTAATGGGGGAATATGCAATATTTGGAAAAACGGCTGCGACTGTCCAGATGGATGGACGGGAATCATCTGCAATCAGA CCTGTCCTGCGGGGCATTTTGGAAAAAACTGCTCGTTTTCCTGTAAGTGTAAAAACGGAGCCAGCTGCGATTCGGTCAGCGGGAGCTGCCGCTGCCCTCCTGGTGTGACTGGAGATTTGTGTCAGGATG GTTGTCCTAAAGGTTTCTATGGGAAGCAGTGCAACAAGAAGTGCAACTGTGCAAACAACGGCCGCTGCCACCGAACCTACGGAGCCTGTCTGTGTGAAGCCGGACTGTATGGACGCTTCTGTCATCTTC CATGTCCTAAGTGGACCTTCGGAGCTGGCTGCTCTCAGGAGTGCCAGTGTgaccagaaaaagacaaaggacTGTCATCGCCACCATGGCACCTGTATCTGCAAACCTGGTTACCACGGCAACACCTGCAACGAAA GTTGTAAAACTGGTACTTTTGGACTCGGCTGTGAGCAGAAGTGTGTCTGTCCACCTGGAGCGTCCTGTGATCATGTGACTGGAGCGTGCCAACGAAAATGCCCCGCTGGACGTCATGGGGAGAAATGTGAGCAAG AGTGTCCAGAGGGAATGTTTGGACCTGGCTGCGTCCAGCAGTGTAACTGCACCGGGGCACCATGTGACAAAGAGACAGGACAATGCCACTGTCAAGCTGGGACGCATGGAGAGCACTGTGAAAACT TGTGTCCAGAGGGTTCTTGGGGTCCCGGCTGCAGGGAAACCTGCCCTGCTTGTGAGAACGGGGGTTCCTGTGATAAACACAACGGGTCCTGCAGCTGCCCGCATGGATACATGGGAACACTCTGCCAAACCT CTTGCCCAAGTGGACGTTTTGGTCTGAGATGCCAgatgaaatgtgtgtgtgagaacaaCGGTCACTGTGACCCAGAGAATGGACAGTGTACCTGCGCTCCTGGATGGACTGGACACGACTGCAGAAAAG tttgtgatGCAGGGCACTGGGGCGCCGACTGTGCAGAAACGTGCGACTGCAGAAATGGAGACGGAAGCTGTGACGGTGTGACGGGCCGGTGTAACTGTGAAGCAGGATTCACTGGACCAACCTGCCAGCAGA AGTGCCCAGCAGGTCTGTTCGGTCTGAGTTGTCGTCATCTCTGTCAGTGTGAAAATGAAGCCCTGTGTGACCATGTGAGCGGAGCTTGCACGTGCCAGGTGGGATGGACGGGTTCCTTCTGTGAAAAAC CGTGTCCTCAGGGTTTCTACGGTCTGGACTGCCAGGAGAAGTGTTTCTGTCAGAACGGTGGGAGTTGCGATCACGTCAGCGGCGTTTGTTCCTGTCCTGCAGGCTGGATCGGCCCATTCTGCAATCTGA CGTGCCTGACTGGTTTCTATGGGCCGGGATGTAACCAAACCTGTGGCTGTCGCAACGGCGGCATCTGCCACCCGGCCGGTGGCCAGTGCTCATGTATGCCGGGCTGGACCGGACCCAACTGCACAGAAG AATGCCCGGCTGGGTTTTTTGGGGCAGACTGTCAGCAGGTCTGCTTGTGCCAGAATGGAGCCACTTGCAACAAAACTGATGGAAAATGTTCATGTCCAGCTGGATGGACGGGTGCGGCCTGCGAACTGG AATGCACAGCGGGCCGTTTTGGGGCAGACTGCCAGCAGCGGTGTGAATGTGAGAACGGCGGCGTGTGCGACAGCCAGGCAGGCCGGTGCAGCTGCAGAGCCGGTTGGGTTGGAGAGCGCTGTGAGAAAG AGTGTGAAGCAGGCCTGTACGGGGCTGGCTGCACTGAGCGCTGCCGCTGTGTGCACGGGGTTTCCTGTCATCACGTGACCGGGGAGTGCCGATGTTCTCCAGGCTGGAGGGGAAAGCTCTGTGACAAAG CATGTTTGCCTGGTACATTCGGTGAAGGCTGCATGCAGCGCTGCCGCTGTGCACAGGAAACTTCCTGCCACCACGTCTCTGGAGAGTGCGGCTGTCCTTCTGGATTTACCGGCAACGGCTGTGAACAGA CTTGTATTCCAGGATTGTTTGGGCCAAACTGTAACCAGGTCTGTCAGTGCTCAGAGACGAACCAGCTCTGCCATCCGGTGTCTGGATCCTGTTACTGCGCCCCAGGTTTCCACGGCTCCAAATGTGACCAAA GCTGTGAAGAGGGTCGCTATGGTCCCGACTGTCAGAAAGAGTGTCGGTGTGAAAACGGAGGAAGGTGTGTCCCTTCAACTGGAAGCTGTGAATGTCCAGCTGGGTTCATTGGCCCGAGCTGCAACATCA CGTGTCCAGTCGGGCGCTATGGTGTCGACTGCAACCGTGTGGCTGTGTGTGGAGACGGAGCCCAGAGTGACCCCGTCACAGGTCGCTGTGTGTGCATCCCTGGACGCAGAGGAGAGGACTGTGGACAAA GCTGCCCTCCCGGCTGGTTTGGGGAATATTGCACTCAACGCTGTAACTGCAGTAACGGAGGATTGTGCGACTCTGCGACAGGCAACTGCACCTGCGGTCTGGGCTGGACTGGGGAACGCTGCAACATTG AGTGTCCCGTAGGCCGATTCGGTGCAAACTGTCAGCTGAAATGTAGCTGTCAAAATAACGGCTCCTGTGACAAAGTGACGGGAACGTGTCGCTGCGGATCGGGCTACTATGGACATCTGTGTGAACACG TCTGCCCTCCTGGTTTCCACGGTCCGCTGTGTCAGCTGCAGTGTGACTGCATGAACGGCGCCACCTGTCACCCCGTGTCGGGCCACTGCATCTGTCCTCCAGGACATCATGGAGCCCACTGCCACAGAG TGTGTGAGCCGGGGAGGTACGGTCAAGGCTGTGTCGGGGTGTGTGACTGCGAAGACGGTTCCCCGTGTGATCCTGTGACTGGAAGATGCATCTGTCCCTCCGGGAAGACAGGCGCCAGATGTGATATTG ACTGCAGAGGCGATCATTATGGGCCAGACTGCGCAGAGACCTGCGAGTGTAAGAACGGGGCGCAGTGCGACCGACGCAACGGCCGCTGTCTCTGTGCTCACAGCTGGCTCGGACTCTCCTGTCAGGAAG GTGGACCCCCACTCTACAGCTATGGAAGCAGCAGAGCGAACTCGCAGCACAACTCATTATAA
- the megf6b gene encoding multiple epidermal growth factor-like domains protein 6 isoform X3 has product MNARSITEAASTDVLTPEARTIVNVTLAPGFMWTVAPASPCTHALSATEDANTTVCSSRLHIFAAAASQTTWWQRTASTVNNPCADQNGGCMHECRVDGGKPFCDCKRGYLLAEDGKTCEDVDECKTEETNCAHGCRNTLGSYACVCNTAYELGSDGKQCYRIEMEIVNSCESNNGGCSHHCQHSTSGPMCTCNHGYRLNDDLKTCVDVDECGEQTSCCDQDCTNYPGGYECYCSAGYRLNADGCSCDDVDECLAANGGCDHTCQNTAGSFQCFCHRGYQLDEDRRSCIPLAGAVESLSSGGAIELSLIHPQLTLLRDYDQPLQRYDDYEDDDGELRAESSLAEKFVCLDDTFGSDCSLTCDDCTNGGICNIWKNGCDCPDGWTGIICNQTCPAGHFGKNCSFSCKCKNGASCDSVSGSCRCPPGVTGDLCQDGCPKGFYGKQCNKKCNCANNGRCHRTYGACLCEAGLYGRFCHLPCPKWTFGAGCSQECQCDQKKTKDCHRHHGTCICKPGYHGNTCNESCKTGTFGLGCEQKCVCPPGASCDHVTGACQRKCPAGRHGEKCEQECPEGMFGPGCVQQCNCTGAPCDKETGQCHCQAGTHGEHCENLCPEGSWGPGCRETCPACENGGSCDKHNGSCSCPHGYMGTLCQTSCPSGRFGLRCQMKCVCENNGHCDPENGQCTCAPGWTGHDCRKVCDAGHWGADCAETCDCRNGDGSCDGVTGRCNCEAGFTGPTCQQKCPAGLFGLSCRHLCQCENEALCDHVSGACTCQVGWTGSFCEKPCPQGFYGLDCQEKCFCQNGGSCDHVSGVCSCPAGWIGPFCNLTCLTGFYGPGCNQTCGCRNGGICHPAGGQCSCMPGWTGPNCTEECPAGFFGADCQQVCLCQNGATCNKTDGKCSCPAGWTGAACELECTAGRFGADCQQRCECENGGVCDSQAGRCSCRAGWVGERCEKECEAGLYGAGCTERCRCVHGVSCHHVTGECRCSPGWRGKLCDKACLPGTFGEGCMQRCRCAQETSCHHVSGECGCPSGFTGNGCEQTCIPGLFGPNCNQVCQCSETNQLCHPVSGSCYCAPGFHGSKCDQSCEEGRYGPDCQKECRCENGGRCVPSTGSCECPAGFIGPSCNITCPVGRYGVDCNRVAVCGDGAQSDPVTGRCVCIPGRRGEDCGQSCPPGWFGEYCTQRCNCSNGGLCDSATGNCTCGLGWTGERCNIECPVGRFGANCQLKCSCQNNGSCDKVTGTCRCGSGYYGHLCEHVCPPGFHGPLCQLQCDCMNGATCHPVSGHCICPPGHHGAHCHRVCEPGRYGQGCVGVCDCEDGSPCDPVTGRCICPSGKTGARCDIDCRGDHYGPDCAETCECKNGAQCDRRNGRCLCAHSWLGLSCQEGGPPLYSYGSSRANSQHNSL; this is encoded by the exons ATGAATGCCAGGTCCATAACGGAGGCTGCCAGCACAGATGTATTAACACCAGAGGCTCGTACTATTGTGAATGTCACCCTGGCTCCAGGCTTCATGTGGACGGTCGCACCTGCCTCA ccGTGTACTCATGCGCTGTCCGCAACGGAGGATGCGAACACTACTGTCTGCAGCAGTCGGCTTCACATTTTCGCTGCCGCTGCAAGCCAAACTACGTGGTGGCAGAGGACGGCAAGCACTGTAAAT AATCCTTGTGCAGATCAGAATGGAGGCTGCATGCATGAGTGTCGAGTTGATGGAGGAAAGCCTTTCTGTGATTGCAAACGTGGCTATCTGCTGGCTGAGGATGGGAAAACCTGTGAAG ATGTCGACGAGTGTAAAACAGAGGAAACCAACTGTGCTCATGGCTGCCGCAACACTCTGGGCTCCTATGCTTGTGTTTGCAACACTGCCTATGAGCTGGGCTCTGACGGGAAACAGTGTTACA GAATTGAGATGGAGATTGTGAACAGCTGTGAGAGCAACAACGGTGGATGTTCTCATCACTGCCAGCATTCGACCAGCGGGCCGATGTGCACCTGTAACCATGGTTACCGGCTCAATGATGACCTAAAAACCTGTGTTG ATGTTGATGAGTGTGGAGAACAGACCTCCTGTTGTGACCAGGACTGCACCAACTACCCCGGGGGTTATGAATGCTACTGCTCAGCAGGATACAGACTCAATGCAGATGGATGTAGCTGTGACG ATGTAGACGAGTGTCTGGCTGCTAATGGTGGCTGTGACCACACATGCCAGAATACTGCTGGTTCCTTCCAGTGCTTCTGTCACCGGGGTTACCAACTGGACGAGGACAGGCGCTCCTGCATCC CTCTGGCAGGTGCAGTTGAGTCCCTCTCCAGCGGAGGCGCCATCGAGCTGTCCCTCATTCATCCCCAGCTCACCTTGCTCCGCGACTACGACCAACCCCTGCAGCGTTACGACGACTACGAAGATGATGATGGGGAGCTGAGGGCTGAGAGCAGCCTGGCAGaaaaatttg tgTGTCTGGACGACACCTTCGGCAGCGACTGCAGCCTGACCTGTGATGACTGCACTAATGGGGGAATATGCAATATTTGGAAAAACGGCTGCGACTGTCCAGATGGATGGACGGGAATCATCTGCAATCAGA CCTGTCCTGCGGGGCATTTTGGAAAAAACTGCTCGTTTTCCTGTAAGTGTAAAAACGGAGCCAGCTGCGATTCGGTCAGCGGGAGCTGCCGCTGCCCTCCTGGTGTGACTGGAGATTTGTGTCAGGATG GTTGTCCTAAAGGTTTCTATGGGAAGCAGTGCAACAAGAAGTGCAACTGTGCAAACAACGGCCGCTGCCACCGAACCTACGGAGCCTGTCTGTGTGAAGCCGGACTGTATGGACGCTTCTGTCATCTTC CATGTCCTAAGTGGACCTTCGGAGCTGGCTGCTCTCAGGAGTGCCAGTGTgaccagaaaaagacaaaggacTGTCATCGCCACCATGGCACCTGTATCTGCAAACCTGGTTACCACGGCAACACCTGCAACGAAA GTTGTAAAACTGGTACTTTTGGACTCGGCTGTGAGCAGAAGTGTGTCTGTCCACCTGGAGCGTCCTGTGATCATGTGACTGGAGCGTGCCAACGAAAATGCCCCGCTGGACGTCATGGGGAGAAATGTGAGCAAG AGTGTCCAGAGGGAATGTTTGGACCTGGCTGCGTCCAGCAGTGTAACTGCACCGGGGCACCATGTGACAAAGAGACAGGACAATGCCACTGTCAAGCTGGGACGCATGGAGAGCACTGTGAAAACT TGTGTCCAGAGGGTTCTTGGGGTCCCGGCTGCAGGGAAACCTGCCCTGCTTGTGAGAACGGGGGTTCCTGTGATAAACACAACGGGTCCTGCAGCTGCCCGCATGGATACATGGGAACACTCTGCCAAACCT CTTGCCCAAGTGGACGTTTTGGTCTGAGATGCCAgatgaaatgtgtgtgtgagaacaaCGGTCACTGTGACCCAGAGAATGGACAGTGTACCTGCGCTCCTGGATGGACTGGACACGACTGCAGAAAAG tttgtgatGCAGGGCACTGGGGCGCCGACTGTGCAGAAACGTGCGACTGCAGAAATGGAGACGGAAGCTGTGACGGTGTGACGGGCCGGTGTAACTGTGAAGCAGGATTCACTGGACCAACCTGCCAGCAGA AGTGCCCAGCAGGTCTGTTCGGTCTGAGTTGTCGTCATCTCTGTCAGTGTGAAAATGAAGCCCTGTGTGACCATGTGAGCGGAGCTTGCACGTGCCAGGTGGGATGGACGGGTTCCTTCTGTGAAAAAC CGTGTCCTCAGGGTTTCTACGGTCTGGACTGCCAGGAGAAGTGTTTCTGTCAGAACGGTGGGAGTTGCGATCACGTCAGCGGCGTTTGTTCCTGTCCTGCAGGCTGGATCGGCCCATTCTGCAATCTGA CGTGCCTGACTGGTTTCTATGGGCCGGGATGTAACCAAACCTGTGGCTGTCGCAACGGCGGCATCTGCCACCCGGCCGGTGGCCAGTGCTCATGTATGCCGGGCTGGACCGGACCCAACTGCACAGAAG AATGCCCGGCTGGGTTTTTTGGGGCAGACTGTCAGCAGGTCTGCTTGTGCCAGAATGGAGCCACTTGCAACAAAACTGATGGAAAATGTTCATGTCCAGCTGGATGGACGGGTGCGGCCTGCGAACTGG AATGCACAGCGGGCCGTTTTGGGGCAGACTGCCAGCAGCGGTGTGAATGTGAGAACGGCGGCGTGTGCGACAGCCAGGCAGGCCGGTGCAGCTGCAGAGCCGGTTGGGTTGGAGAGCGCTGTGAGAAAG AGTGTGAAGCAGGCCTGTACGGGGCTGGCTGCACTGAGCGCTGCCGCTGTGTGCACGGGGTTTCCTGTCATCACGTGACCGGGGAGTGCCGATGTTCTCCAGGCTGGAGGGGAAAGCTCTGTGACAAAG CATGTTTGCCTGGTACATTCGGTGAAGGCTGCATGCAGCGCTGCCGCTGTGCACAGGAAACTTCCTGCCACCACGTCTCTGGAGAGTGCGGCTGTCCTTCTGGATTTACCGGCAACGGCTGTGAACAGA CTTGTATTCCAGGATTGTTTGGGCCAAACTGTAACCAGGTCTGTCAGTGCTCAGAGACGAACCAGCTCTGCCATCCGGTGTCTGGATCCTGTTACTGCGCCCCAGGTTTCCACGGCTCCAAATGTGACCAAA GCTGTGAAGAGGGTCGCTATGGTCCCGACTGTCAGAAAGAGTGTCGGTGTGAAAACGGAGGAAGGTGTGTCCCTTCAACTGGAAGCTGTGAATGTCCAGCTGGGTTCATTGGCCCGAGCTGCAACATCA CGTGTCCAGTCGGGCGCTATGGTGTCGACTGCAACCGTGTGGCTGTGTGTGGAGACGGAGCCCAGAGTGACCCCGTCACAGGTCGCTGTGTGTGCATCCCTGGACGCAGAGGAGAGGACTGTGGACAAA GCTGCCCTCCCGGCTGGTTTGGGGAATATTGCACTCAACGCTGTAACTGCAGTAACGGAGGATTGTGCGACTCTGCGACAGGCAACTGCACCTGCGGTCTGGGCTGGACTGGGGAACGCTGCAACATTG AGTGTCCCGTAGGCCGATTCGGTGCAAACTGTCAGCTGAAATGTAGCTGTCAAAATAACGGCTCCTGTGACAAAGTGACGGGAACGTGTCGCTGCGGATCGGGCTACTATGGACATCTGTGTGAACACG TCTGCCCTCCTGGTTTCCACGGTCCGCTGTGTCAGCTGCAGTGTGACTGCATGAACGGCGCCACCTGTCACCCCGTGTCGGGCCACTGCATCTGTCCTCCAGGACATCATGGAGCCCACTGCCACAGAG TGTGTGAGCCGGGGAGGTACGGTCAAGGCTGTGTCGGGGTGTGTGACTGCGAAGACGGTTCCCCGTGTGATCCTGTGACTGGAAGATGCATCTGTCCCTCCGGGAAGACAGGCGCCAGATGTGATATTG ACTGCAGAGGCGATCATTATGGGCCAGACTGCGCAGAGACCTGCGAGTGTAAGAACGGGGCGCAGTGCGACCGACGCAACGGCCGCTGTCTCTGTGCTCACAGCTGGCTCGGACTCTCCTGTCAGGAAG GTGGACCCCCACTCTACAGCTATGGAAGCAGCAGAGCGAACTCGCAGCACAACTCATTATAA